One genomic window of Helicobacter canis includes the following:
- the gltX gene encoding glutamate--tRNA ligase yields MDKRLVVTRFAPSPTGYLHIGGLRTALFNYLYARKHGGKFLIRIEDTDLARNSKDAARAILESFAWVGLECDDEIIYQSERFPLYASYAKKLVEEGKAYYCYMSKEELEELRESQRAQGITPRYDNRYRDFTGTPPSDRTPVIRIKAPLDGEIVFDDGVKGRICVQAKELDDFIILRSDGSPTYNFVVAIDDALMGVTDVIRGDDHTSNTPKQILIYQALNFSIPKFYHIPMILNPDGKKLSKRDGAMGVMDYKLMGYLPEALLNFLVRLGWSYEDQEIFSLQEMRELFDAKDINSSASRYNQEKFLWLNQHYIKACDDTRLEALLQEFGAKLDEYEKPIKSLLFSALKDRSKTLVEFAAQLKDIQTPPKSYDEKMLQKVDSSALRVLAKIIDEEEFAQCFCALNPSKLESYLHNYAESSSVKIGKLMPALRLALLGKGGGIGVCEALLIIGQDQSIQRIQALLAHLS; encoded by the coding sequence ATGGATAAGCGATTGGTTGTTACGCGTTTTGCCCCATCACCCACAGGCTATTTGCATATTGGAGGGTTGCGCACAGCGTTATTTAACTATCTCTATGCACGCAAGCACGGAGGCAAATTTCTCATACGCATTGAAGATACAGATCTTGCTAGAAACTCCAAAGATGCTGCACGAGCGATCCTAGAATCTTTTGCGTGGGTGGGGCTAGAATGTGATGATGAAATCATCTATCAAAGCGAGCGATTCCCACTCTATGCCAGCTATGCTAAAAAACTTGTAGAAGAAGGCAAGGCTTATTACTGCTATATGAGCAAAGAAGAGCTAGAAGAGTTGCGAGAATCCCAACGCGCACAGGGCATAACGCCGCGCTATGACAATCGCTACCGAGATTTTACCGGCACGCCGCCAAGCGATCGCACTCCTGTGATCCGCATAAAAGCCCCACTTGATGGTGAAATAGTCTTTGATGATGGGGTAAAAGGCAGAATCTGCGTGCAAGCAAAAGAGCTTGATGACTTCATCATTTTGCGCTCAGATGGCAGCCCGACTTATAACTTTGTCGTGGCAATCGATGATGCGCTAATGGGCGTAACAGATGTGATCCGAGGTGATGATCACACTAGCAACACACCAAAGCAGATTCTTATCTATCAAGCCCTAAACTTCTCTATTCCCAAGTTTTATCATATCCCTATGATTCTCAACCCCGATGGCAAAAAGCTTAGCAAGCGTGATGGGGCAATGGGCGTTATGGACTATAAGCTTATGGGCTATTTACCAGAAGCACTGCTGAATTTCCTTGTGCGACTTGGCTGGAGCTATGAGGATCAGGAGATATTTTCTCTCCAAGAAATGCGCGAGCTTTTTGATGCTAAAGACATCAATTCTTCTGCTAGCCGCTACAATCAAGAAAAATTCTTATGGCTTAATCAACACTACATTAAAGCCTGTGATGATACAAGGCTAGAAGCCCTATTGCAAGAATTTGGCGCGAAGCTTGATGAATATGAAAAGCCGATAAAATCACTACTTTTTAGCGCATTAAAAGACAGGAGCAAAACTCTCGTAGAGTTTGCCGCCCAGCTTAAAGATATCCAAACCCCGCCAAAATCCTATGATGAAAAAATGCTACAAAAAGTGGATTCTAGTGCGCTGAGAGTTTTGGCAAAAATCATTGATGAAGAAGAATTTGCCCAATGTTTTTGCGCTCTTAATCCCAGTAAGCTAGAATCCTATCTCCACAACTACGCAGAATCCAGCTCTGTAAAAATCGGCAAGCTTATGCCAGCCTTGCGCCTAGCCCTACTTGGCAAAGGTGGTGGTATAGGCGTATGCGAAGCTTTGCTAATCATAGGGCAAGACCAGAGCATACAGCGCATACAGGCACTACTAGCACATTTATCATAA
- a CDS encoding trimeric intracellular cation channel family protein, with translation MFLLVLYIIGITAEGMSGALIAGRYKMDLIGVLFIALAAAIGGGSVRDILFNHYPLTWVAHPEYIIIVCAAALLTTLIPSVIARLEKLFLVLDALGLVTFAVIGAEIARAQGLGVVLVVTSGVITAVFGGVLRDIFCGIVPLVFRKEFYAGVAILTSLIYYGLSLLEWDLEVASIVAVVSGFIIRILAIWYNFSVPVFSYGAKE, from the coding sequence ATGTTTTTGCTTGTGCTATATATCATAGGGATTACCGCAGAGGGTATGAGTGGGGCATTGATCGCTGGGCGGTATAAGATGGATCTAATTGGCGTGCTGTTTATCGCTCTAGCGGCTGCTATTGGCGGGGGGTCGGTCCGCGATATACTCTTTAATCATTATCCGCTTACTTGGGTAGCCCATCCAGAATATATTATCATTGTTTGTGCTGCGGCATTGCTTACGACACTAATCCCAAGCGTGATTGCTCGGCTAGAGAAGCTGTTTTTGGTGCTTGATGCTTTGGGGCTTGTTACATTTGCAGTCATTGGTGCAGAGATCGCGCGTGCGCAAGGCTTAGGAGTCGTGCTAGTGGTAACCTCTGGTGTGATCACTGCGGTATTTGGCGGTGTGCTGCGCGATATATTTTGTGGGATTGTGCCGCTTGTATTTCGTAAGGAATTTTATGCAGGAGTAGCGATCCTTACTTCGCTTATTTATTATGGACTAAGTTTGCTTGAGTGGGATTTGGAGGTGGCGAGTATTGTGGCTGTTGTGAGTGGGTTTATCATTAGGATTCTAGCGATTTGGTATAACTTCTCTGTGCCGGTGTTTTCCTATGGGGCAAAGGAGTAG